The following are from one region of the Syngnathus typhle isolate RoL2023-S1 ecotype Sweden linkage group LG22, RoL_Styp_1.0, whole genome shotgun sequence genome:
- the LOC133146297 gene encoding uncharacterized protein LOC133146297 isoform X3: MIINPDAAANEWKDPNNNVISDGGRYTLPSEKKTLTLKDVKAEDADNVYTATKADDKTQLFKVIPLVVCEDDKEPCKVDLGQNVRLKAGNSAYSWFLGTEAKTTVNGNLDITSVSAADSGKYQAKDGKDVKKTIPFNMPTIPKPVADDSQQTPADSNPRGKSGRQLAVKASSDGPAKVGAQWSLECVVTQNDTRVTHFTWWKDDKVMVGQTGAKVVFEALKAMDAAKYRCKAGDDESLNYDLTVVGSGAVAPSSSLLLTLSLLLGLLCC, encoded by the exons ATGATAATCAACCCCGACGCTGCCGCAAACGAGTGGAAGGACCCGAATAACAACGTGATTAGTGACGGCGGCAGGTACACTTTGCCTAGCGAGAAGAAAACCCTGACGCTCAAGGATGTGAAAGCTGAGGATGCCGACAATGTCTACACGGCCACCAAAGCCGACGACAAGACCCAGTTGTTCAAAGTCATCCCTTTGG TCGTGTGCGAAGACGACAAAGAGCCGTGCAAAGTGGACCTGGGCCAAAACGTCCGATTGAAGGCTGGCAACAGCGCCTACTCCTGGTTCCTCGGAACCGAAGCGAAAACAACAGTAAATGGCAACTTGGACATCACCAGCGTGAGTGCGGCCGACAGCGGGAAGTACCAGGCCAAAGACGGCAAAGACGTGAAGAAGACCATCCCATTTAACA TGCCCACCATCCCAAAGCCAGTGGCCGACGACTCACAGCAAACGCCCGCCGACTCGAACCCCCGCGGCAAGTCTGGCCGCCAGCTTGCGGTCAAAGCCAGCAGCGACGGCCCTGCCAAGGTGGGCGCCCAATGGAGCCTGGAGTGCGTGGTCACCCAGAACGACACCCGCGTCACCCACTTCACCTGGTGGAAGGACGACAAAGTGATGGTTGGCCAAACGGGGGCCAAAGTCGTCTTTGAGGCCCTCAAGGCCATGGATGCGGCCAAATACAGATGCAAGGCCGGCGACGACGAGTCCCTCAACTACGACTTGACAGTTG TTGGCAGCGGTGCCGTGGCGCCGTCCTCCTCGCTGCTGCTGACGCTGAGCCTGCTGCTTGGCCTCCTGTGCTGCTAG
- the LOC133146297 gene encoding uncharacterized protein LOC133146297 isoform X2 produces MDTFRLCFRLLLLLLLLPPVAPDDCPECEGADDPKDCKCNIGGNLKMKASLTTTDKWTDQDNDVISEGGRFTISGDKKSLTLNSVEVGDANKVYTATKTDDSKTQKFKVIPLVVCEDDKEPCKVDLGQNVRLKAGNSAYSWFLGTEAKTTVNGNLDITSVSAADSGKYQAKDGKDVKKTIPFNMPTIPKPVADDSQQTPADSNPRGKSGRQLAVKASSDGPAKVGAQWSLECVVTQNDTRVTHFTWWKDDKVMVGQTGAKVVFEALKAMDAAKYRCKAGDDESLNYDLTVVGSGAVAPSSSLLLTLSLLLGLLCC; encoded by the exons ATGGACACGTTCCGGCTCTGTTTccgcctcctcctgctgctcctgctgctgcccCCGGTGGCGCCAG ATGACTGTCCTGAGTGCGAAGGCGCCGATGACCCAAAGGACTGCAAGTGCAACATTGGCGGCAACCTCAAGATGAAAGCCAGCCTAACTACCACAGACAAGTGGACGGACCAGGATAACGACGTGATTAGTGAGGGCGGCAGGTTCACTATTTCTGGCGACAAGAAATCCCTGACGCTCAACTCAGTGGAGGTTGGCGATGCCAACAAGGTCTACACGGCCACCAAAACCGACGACAGCAAGACCCAGAAGTTCAAAGTCATCCCTTTGG TCGTGTGCGAAGACGACAAAGAGCCGTGCAAAGTGGACCTGGGCCAAAACGTCCGATTGAAGGCTGGCAACAGCGCCTACTCCTGGTTCCTCGGAACCGAAGCGAAAACAACAGTAAATGGCAACTTGGACATCACCAGCGTGAGTGCGGCCGACAGCGGGAAGTACCAGGCCAAAGACGGCAAAGACGTGAAGAAGACCATCCCATTTAACA TGCCCACCATCCCAAAGCCAGTGGCCGACGACTCACAGCAAACGCCCGCCGACTCGAACCCCCGCGGCAAGTCTGGCCGCCAGCTTGCGGTCAAAGCCAGCAGCGACGGCCCTGCCAAGGTGGGCGCCCAATGGAGCCTGGAGTGCGTGGTCACCCAGAACGACACCCGCGTCACCCACTTCACCTGGTGGAAGGACGACAAAGTGATGGTTGGCCAAACGGGGGCCAAAGTCGTCTTTGAGGCCCTCAAGGCCATGGATGCGGCCAAATACAGATGCAAGGCCGGCGACGACGAGTCCCTCAACTACGACTTGACAGTTG TTGGCAGCGGTGCCGTGGCGCCGTCCTCCTCGCTGCTGCTGACGCTGAGCCTGCTGCTTGGCCTCCTGTGCTGCTAG
- the LOC133146297 gene encoding uncharacterized protein LOC133146297 isoform X1, which produces MLEICSLVFTFAEAIEEKKRRFSQPSQPSQPAQPASVRLIDRSIDSHQMDTFRLCFRLLLLLLLLPPVAPDDCPDCSGADDTTKACKCKIGGELKMIINPDAAANEWKDPNNNVISDGGRYTLPSEKKTLTLKDVKAEDADNVYTATKADDKTQLFKVIPLVVCEAENQPCKVDQGQNVRLKAGNSAYSWVLETEAKTTVEGNLDITGVTAADGGKYQAKDNAGSVKKTIQLSVTVPDDPKQTPADSNPRGKSGRQLAVKASSDGPAKVGAQWSLECVVTQNDTRVTHFTWWKDDKVMVGQTGAKVVFEALKAMDAAKYRCKAGDDESLNYDLTVVGSGAVAPSSSLLLTLSLLLGLLCC; this is translated from the exons ATGCTCGAGATCTGCTCTCTTGTCTTCACATTCGCCGAAGCCATTGAAGAGAAGAAGCGACGATTCAGCCAGCCCAGCcagcccagccagccagcccagccagccagcgttcgactgatcgatcgatcgatcgatagcCACCAGATGGACACGTTCCGGCTCTGTTTccgcctcctcctgctgctcctgctgctgcccCCGGTGGCGCCAG ATGACTGTCCTGATTGCAGTGGCGCCGATGACACCACAAAGGCCTGCAAGTGCAAAATTGGCGGCGAACTCAAGATGATAATCAACCCCGACGCTGCCGCAAACGAGTGGAAGGACCCGAATAACAACGTGATTAGTGACGGCGGCAGGTACACTTTGCCTAGCGAGAAGAAAACCCTGACGCTCAAGGATGTGAAAGCTGAGGATGCCGACAATGTCTACACGGCCACCAAAGCCGACGACAAGACCCAGTTGTTCAAAGTCATCCCTTTGG TCGTGTGCGAAGCCGAAAACCAGCCGTGCAAAGTGGACCAGGGCCAAAACGTCCGATTGAAGGCTGGCAACAGCGCCTACTCATGGGTCCTCGAAACCGAAGCGAAAACAACAGTAGAGGGTAACTTGGACATCACCGGCGTGACTGCGGCCGACGGCGGGAAGTACCAGGCCAAAGACAACGCAGGCAGCGTGAAGAAGACCATCCAACTTAGTGTTACCG TGCCCGACGACCCAAAGCAAACGCCCGCCGACTCGAACCCCCGCGGCAAGTCTGGCCGCCAGCTTGCGGTCAAAGCCAGCAGCGACGGCCCTGCCAAGGTGGGCGCCCAATGGAGCCTGGAGTGCGTGGTCACCCAGAACGACACCCGCGTCACCCACTTCACCTGGTGGAAGGACGACAAAGTGATGGTTGGCCAAACGGGGGCCAAAGTCGTCTTTGAGGCCCTCAAGGCCATGGATGCGGCCAAATACAGATGCAAGGCCGGCGACGACGAGTCCCTCAACTACGACTTGACAGTTG TTGGCAGCGGTGCCGTGGCGCCGTCCTCCTCGCTGCTGCTGACGCTGAGCCTGCTGCTTGGCCTCCTGTGCTGCTAG
- the LOC133146296 gene encoding E3 ubiquitin ligase TRAF3IP2-like, whose product MATSKSLCTHRSIPIEVDESMPPSSLDFDCQKCSGPENSRSWEQTGELDIHVKRERLLQHYFQSELKNSPSSGQSASVWPQRLGENNHGGFMEPQNRLDCSLDDGDGLEQPLPLMSGVNAGHYVPSRFPAAHIHGQCVSPKQESCLGHCLCPHQRARPCNHPGHRMQYHNIPNPRQVQPGAVPKDVMCEVSLDYRLQADPVPATREIRKTVTLPDEYRNVFITYSVDTAEEMTGFVKFLTSQGFKAAIDIFDTPSIRMGFTRWMDRFLNDKSVLIIVAISPKYKEDVEGDNDDEHGLHTKYIHNQIQNEFIQQGCLNFRLIPVLFCNATKRHVPSWLQNTRIYRWPLDTQDLLLRLLREERYIIPQPEASLTLTIRPL is encoded by the exons atggccacttcaaaaa GCCTTTGCACCCATCGGAGCATTCCTATCGAGGTGGATGAAAGCATGCCACCCTCcagtctggactttgactgcCAGAAGTGTAGTGGACCAGAGAACAGTAGAAGCTGGGAGCAGACTGGGGAATTGGACATCCATGTCAAGCGAGAGAGACTTCTTCAGCATTATTTCCAGAGTGAATTAAAAAATTCACCTAGCTCTGGCCAGAGCGCCTCTGTTTGGCCTCAAAGACTAGGAGAAAATAACCATGGTGGTTTTATGGAACCTCAAAACAGGCTTGATTGTTCGTTGGATGATGGCGATGGTTTGGAGCAACCTCTCCCACTCATGTCGGGTGTCAACGCTGGCCACTATGTCCCGTCACGCTTCCCAGCTGCACATATTCATGGCCaat GCGTCAGTCCAAAGCAGGAGAGTTGTCTTGGACACTGTTTGTGTCCACACCAAAGGGCTCGACCTTG TAACCATCCAGGACACAGAATGCAATATCACAATATTCCAAATCCCCGTCAAGTACAACCTGGGGCAGTCCCCAAAGATGTCATGTGTGAGGTCAGTTTAGATTATCGTCTTCAAGCAGATCCGGTACCAGCTACGAGGGAGATCAGGAAGACTGTCACTCTCCCTGATGAATATA GAAATGTTTTCATCACATATTCAGTGGACACTGCTGAAGAAATGACTGGCTTTGTTAAATTTCTAACAAGTCAAGGCTTCAAAGCGGCT attgaCATATTTGATACTCCGTCCATACGGATGGGCTTCAccagatggatggacagattttTGAATGAT AAATCCGTCCTCATCATTGTAGCAATCAGCCCCAAGTACAAGGAGGATGTAGAAGGGGATAATGACGATGAGCACGGGCTACATACCAAGTATATCCACAATCAG ATCCAGAATGAATTCATCCAACAAGGCTGCCTGAATTTCAGACTTATACCAGTGTTATTTTGCaatgcaacaaaa AGACACGTCCCCAGTTGGCTTCAGAACACGAGGATCTACAGGTGGCCCCTCGACACGCAGGACCTTCTGTTACGCCTGCTTAGGGAGGAGCGTTACATCATCCCACAGCCAGAAGCATCCCTCACTCTCACAATTCGTCCACTCTGA
- the LOC133146254 gene encoding tyrosine-protein kinase Fyn isoform X3, giving the protein MGCVQCKDKEATKLTDDRDTSISHGASYRYGADPTPQHYPSFGVTAIPNYNNFHTPVGQGMTVFGGVSTSSNTGTLRTRGGTGVTLFVALYDYEARTEDDLSFRKGERFQIINSTEGDWWDARSLTTGGSGYIPSNYVAPVDSIQAEDWYFGKLGRKEAERQLLSTGNPRGTFLIRESETTKGAFSLSIRDWDDVKGDHVKHYKIRKLDSGGYYITTRAQFDSLQQLVQHYSECANGLSFKLTGVCVNYIPDTVGLSHDAWEIRREALELKLKLGKGCFAEVFYGTWNGTTKVAVKTLKPGTMSPESFLEEAQIMKKLRHDKLVQLYAVVSEEPIYIVTEYMGKGSLLDFLKDGEGRGLKLPNLVDMAAQVAAGMAYIERMNYIHRDLRSANILVGDNMVCKIADFGLARLIEDNEYTARQGAKFPIKWTAPEAALYGKFTIKSDVWSFGIFLTELVTKGRVPYPGMNNREVLEQVDRGYRMPCPQDCPISLHELMLQCWKKDAEERPTFEYLQAFLEDYFTATEPQYQPGDNL; this is encoded by the exons ATGGGCTGTGTGCAATGCAAGGATAAAGAAGCAACCAAACTCACAGACGACAGAGACACAAGCATCTCCCATGGTGCGAGCTACCGCTATGGGGCTGACCCCACGCCACAGCACTACCCCAGCTTTGGGGTCACGGCTATCCCCAACTACAACAATTTTCACACACCTGTTGGACAGGGGATGACTGTTTTTGGTGGGGTCAGCACTTCCTCTAACACTGGAACCCTCAGGACCCGTGGTGGGACAG GAGTCACCCTCTTTGTGGCACTATATGACTACGAAGCACGGACAGAAGATGACCTCAGTTTCAGAAAAGGAGAAAGGTTCCAGATCATCAACAGCAC TGAAGGGGACTGGTGGGACGCTCGTTCGCTCACCACTGGTGGCAGTGGTTATATCCCCAGTAATTACGTGGCTCCGGTGGATTCCATCCAGGCTGAGGA TTGGTATTTTGGTAAACTGGGGCGGAAGGAGGCCGAACGACAGTTGCTCTCCACTGGGAACCCACGGGGTACTTTCCTCATCCGGGAGAGTGAAACCACAAAGG GTGCCTTTTCCTTGTCCATACGGGACTGGGATGATGTGAAAGGCGACCATGTCAAACATTATAAGATCCGCAAGTTGGACAGTGGTGGCTACTACATCACCACTAGGGCTCAGTTTGATTCACTACAACAGCTGGTTCAGCACTATTCAG AGTGTGCGAATGGTTTGAGCTTTAAATTAACTGGCGTGTGTGTGAACTACATCCCTGACACTGTGGGCTTGAGTCATGATGCCTGGGAGATCCGAAGAGAAGCCCTTGAATTGAAGTTAAAGCTGGGCAAAGGATGTTTTGCTGAGGTTTTTTACG GAACATGGAACGGCACCACAAAGGTAGCTGTGAAGACTCTGAAACCTGGAACCATGTCCCCTGAGTCCTTCCTGGAGGAAGCTCAGATCATGAAGAAACTCCGCCACGACAAGCTGGTCCAGTTGTACGCTGTCGTGTCTGAGGAGCCTATTTATATCGTCACAGAGTACATGGGCAAAG GAAGTCTACTGGACTTTTTGAAGGACGGAGAAGGGCGAGGGTTGAAGCTGCCCAATCTTGTGGATATGGCTGCCCAG GTGGCAGCAGGTATGGCTTACATAGAGAGGATGAATTACATCCACCGAGACTTACGCTCTGCCAACATTCTGGTGGGAGACAACATGGTGTGTAAGATCGCCGACTTTGGCCTCGCCAGACTCATCGAAGACAACGAATACACCGCACGGCAAG GTGCAAAGTTCCCCATCAAGTGGACCGCCCCGGAGGCCGCGCTGTACGGCAAGTTCACCATCAAGTCGGACGTGTGGTCGTTTGGCATTTTTCTGACAGAGCTGGTCACCAAGGGTCGAGTGCCTTACCCGG GCATGAACAACCGTGAGGTGCTGGAACAGGTGGATCGAGGCTACAGGATGCCATGCCCCCAGGACTGCCCCATCTCCCTGCATGAGCTCATGCTGCAATGCTGGAAGAAAGACGCAGAGGAGCGACCCACCTTCGAGTACCTGCAGGCCTTCTTGGAGGACTACTTCACAGCCACCGAGCCTCAGTACCAGCCCGGAGATAACCTCTAA
- the LOC133146254 gene encoding tyrosine-protein kinase Fyn isoform X4, translating to MGCVQCKDKEATKLTDDRDTSISHGASYRYGADPTPQHYPSFGVTAIPNYNNFHTPVGQGMTVFGGVSTSSNTGTLRTRGGTGVTLFVALYDYEARTEDDLSFRKGERFQIINSTEGDWWDARSLTTGGSGYIPSNYVAPVDSIQAEDWYFGKLGRKEAERQLLSTGNPRGTFLIRESETTKGAFSLSIRDWDDVKGDHVKHYKIRKLDSGGYYITTRAQFDSLQQLVQHYSGTWNGTTKVAVKTLKPGTMSPESFLEEAQIMKKLRHDKLVQLYAVVSEEPIYIVTEYMGKGSLLDFLKDGEGRGLKLPNLVDMAAQVAAGMAYIERMNYIHRDLRSANILVGDNMVCKIADFGLARLIEDNEYTARQGAKFPIKWTAPEAALYGKFTIKSDVWSFGIFLTELVTKGRVPYPGMNNREVLEQVDRGYRMPCPQDCPISLHELMLQCWKKDAEERPTFEYLQAFLEDYFTATEPQYQPGDNL from the exons ATGGGCTGTGTGCAATGCAAGGATAAAGAAGCAACCAAACTCACAGACGACAGAGACACAAGCATCTCCCATGGTGCGAGCTACCGCTATGGGGCTGACCCCACGCCACAGCACTACCCCAGCTTTGGGGTCACGGCTATCCCCAACTACAACAATTTTCACACACCTGTTGGACAGGGGATGACTGTTTTTGGTGGGGTCAGCACTTCCTCTAACACTGGAACCCTCAGGACCCGTGGTGGGACAG GAGTCACCCTCTTTGTGGCACTATATGACTACGAAGCACGGACAGAAGATGACCTCAGTTTCAGAAAAGGAGAAAGGTTCCAGATCATCAACAGCAC TGAAGGGGACTGGTGGGACGCTCGTTCGCTCACCACTGGTGGCAGTGGTTATATCCCCAGTAATTACGTGGCTCCGGTGGATTCCATCCAGGCTGAGGA TTGGTATTTTGGTAAACTGGGGCGGAAGGAGGCCGAACGACAGTTGCTCTCCACTGGGAACCCACGGGGTACTTTCCTCATCCGGGAGAGTGAAACCACAAAGG GTGCCTTTTCCTTGTCCATACGGGACTGGGATGATGTGAAAGGCGACCATGTCAAACATTATAAGATCCGCAAGTTGGACAGTGGTGGCTACTACATCACCACTAGGGCTCAGTTTGATTCACTACAACAGCTGGTTCAGCACTATTCAG GAACATGGAACGGCACCACAAAGGTAGCTGTGAAGACTCTGAAACCTGGAACCATGTCCCCTGAGTCCTTCCTGGAGGAAGCTCAGATCATGAAGAAACTCCGCCACGACAAGCTGGTCCAGTTGTACGCTGTCGTGTCTGAGGAGCCTATTTATATCGTCACAGAGTACATGGGCAAAG GAAGTCTACTGGACTTTTTGAAGGACGGAGAAGGGCGAGGGTTGAAGCTGCCCAATCTTGTGGATATGGCTGCCCAG GTGGCAGCAGGTATGGCTTACATAGAGAGGATGAATTACATCCACCGAGACTTACGCTCTGCCAACATTCTGGTGGGAGACAACATGGTGTGTAAGATCGCCGACTTTGGCCTCGCCAGACTCATCGAAGACAACGAATACACCGCACGGCAAG GTGCAAAGTTCCCCATCAAGTGGACCGCCCCGGAGGCCGCGCTGTACGGCAAGTTCACCATCAAGTCGGACGTGTGGTCGTTTGGCATTTTTCTGACAGAGCTGGTCACCAAGGGTCGAGTGCCTTACCCGG GCATGAACAACCGTGAGGTGCTGGAACAGGTGGATCGAGGCTACAGGATGCCATGCCCCCAGGACTGCCCCATCTCCCTGCATGAGCTCATGCTGCAATGCTGGAAGAAAGACGCAGAGGAGCGACCCACCTTCGAGTACCTGCAGGCCTTCTTGGAGGACTACTTCACAGCCACCGAGCCTCAGTACCAGCCCGGAGATAACCTCTAA
- the LOC133146254 gene encoding tyrosine-protein kinase Fyn isoform X2, whose product MGCVQCKDKEATKLTDDRDTSISHGASYRYGADPTPQHYPSFGVTAIPNYNNFHTPVGQGMTVFGGVSTSSNTGTLRTRGGTGVTLFVALYDYEARTEDDLSFRKGERFQIINSTEGDWWDARSLTTGGSGYIPSNYVAPVDSIQAEDWYFGKLGRKEAERQLLSTGNPRGTFLIRESETTKGAFSLSIRDWDDVKGDHVKHYKIRKLDSGGYYITTRAQFDSLQQLVQHYSDRAAGLCCRLVVPCHKGMPRLTDLSVKTKDVWEIPRESLQLIKRLGNGQFGEVWMGTWNGTTKVAVKTLKPGTMSPESFLEEAQIMKKLRHDKLVQLYAVVSEEPIYIVTEYMGKGSLLDFLKDGEGRGLKLPNLVDMAAQVAAGMAYIERMNYIHRDLRSANILVGDNMVCKIADFGLARLIEDNEYTARQGAKFPIKWTAPEAALYGKFTIKSDVWSFGIFLTELVTKGRVPYPGMNNREVLEQVDRGYRMPCPQDCPISLHELMLQCWKKDAEERPTFEYLQAFLEDYFTATEPQYQPGDNL is encoded by the exons ATGGGCTGTGTGCAATGCAAGGATAAAGAAGCAACCAAACTCACAGACGACAGAGACACAAGCATCTCCCATGGTGCGAGCTACCGCTATGGGGCTGACCCCACGCCACAGCACTACCCCAGCTTTGGGGTCACGGCTATCCCCAACTACAACAATTTTCACACACCTGTTGGACAGGGGATGACTGTTTTTGGTGGGGTCAGCACTTCCTCTAACACTGGAACCCTCAGGACCCGTGGTGGGACAG GAGTCACCCTCTTTGTGGCACTATATGACTACGAAGCACGGACAGAAGATGACCTCAGTTTCAGAAAAGGAGAAAGGTTCCAGATCATCAACAGCAC TGAAGGGGACTGGTGGGACGCTCGTTCGCTCACCACTGGTGGCAGTGGTTATATCCCCAGTAATTACGTGGCTCCGGTGGATTCCATCCAGGCTGAGGA TTGGTATTTTGGTAAACTGGGGCGGAAGGAGGCCGAACGACAGTTGCTCTCCACTGGGAACCCACGGGGTACTTTCCTCATCCGGGAGAGTGAAACCACAAAGG GTGCCTTTTCCTTGTCCATACGGGACTGGGATGATGTGAAAGGCGACCATGTCAAACATTATAAGATCCGCAAGTTGGACAGTGGTGGCTACTACATCACCACTAGGGCTCAGTTTGATTCACTACAACAGCTGGTTCAGCACTATTCAG ACCGAGCCGCCGGTCTCTGTTGTCGCTTGGTGGTTCCCTGCCACAAAGGGATGCCCCGCCTCACTGACCTGTCAGTCAAAACCAAAGATGTGTGGGAGATCCCGCGGGAGTCACTGCAGCTGATAAAGCGTCTTGGGAATGGGCAGTTTGGGGAAGTCTGGATGG GAACATGGAACGGCACCACAAAGGTAGCTGTGAAGACTCTGAAACCTGGAACCATGTCCCCTGAGTCCTTCCTGGAGGAAGCTCAGATCATGAAGAAACTCCGCCACGACAAGCTGGTCCAGTTGTACGCTGTCGTGTCTGAGGAGCCTATTTATATCGTCACAGAGTACATGGGCAAAG GAAGTCTACTGGACTTTTTGAAGGACGGAGAAGGGCGAGGGTTGAAGCTGCCCAATCTTGTGGATATGGCTGCCCAG GTGGCAGCAGGTATGGCTTACATAGAGAGGATGAATTACATCCACCGAGACTTACGCTCTGCCAACATTCTGGTGGGAGACAACATGGTGTGTAAGATCGCCGACTTTGGCCTCGCCAGACTCATCGAAGACAACGAATACACCGCACGGCAAG GTGCAAAGTTCCCCATCAAGTGGACCGCCCCGGAGGCCGCGCTGTACGGCAAGTTCACCATCAAGTCGGACGTGTGGTCGTTTGGCATTTTTCTGACAGAGCTGGTCACCAAGGGTCGAGTGCCTTACCCGG GCATGAACAACCGTGAGGTGCTGGAACAGGTGGATCGAGGCTACAGGATGCCATGCCCCCAGGACTGCCCCATCTCCCTGCATGAGCTCATGCTGCAATGCTGGAAGAAAGACGCAGAGGAGCGACCCACCTTCGAGTACCTGCAGGCCTTCTTGGAGGACTACTTCACAGCCACCGAGCCTCAGTACCAGCCCGGAGATAACCTCTAA
- the LOC133146254 gene encoding tyrosine-protein kinase Fyn isoform X1 gives MGCVQCKDKEATKLTDDRDTSISHGASYRYGADPTPQHYPSFGVTAIPNYNNFHTPVGQGMTVFGGVSTSSNTGTLRTRGGTGVTLFVALYDYEARTEDDLSFRKGERFQIINSTEGDWWDARSLTTGGSGYIPSNYVAPVDSIQAEDWYFGKLGRKEAERQLLSTGNPRGTFLIRESETTKGAFSLSIRDWDDVKGDHVKHYKIRKLDSGGYYITTRAQFDSLQQLVQHYSDRAAGLCCRLVVPCHKGMPRLTDLSVKTKDVWEIPRESLQLIKRLGNGQFGEVWMECANGLSFKLTGVCVNYIPDTVGLSHDAWEIRREALELKLKLGKGCFAEVFYGTWNGTTKVAVKTLKPGTMSPESFLEEAQIMKKLRHDKLVQLYAVVSEEPIYIVTEYMGKGSLLDFLKDGEGRGLKLPNLVDMAAQVAAGMAYIERMNYIHRDLRSANILVGDNMVCKIADFGLARLIEDNEYTARQGAKFPIKWTAPEAALYGKFTIKSDVWSFGIFLTELVTKGRVPYPGMNNREVLEQVDRGYRMPCPQDCPISLHELMLQCWKKDAEERPTFEYLQAFLEDYFTATEPQYQPGDNL, from the exons ATGGGCTGTGTGCAATGCAAGGATAAAGAAGCAACCAAACTCACAGACGACAGAGACACAAGCATCTCCCATGGTGCGAGCTACCGCTATGGGGCTGACCCCACGCCACAGCACTACCCCAGCTTTGGGGTCACGGCTATCCCCAACTACAACAATTTTCACACACCTGTTGGACAGGGGATGACTGTTTTTGGTGGGGTCAGCACTTCCTCTAACACTGGAACCCTCAGGACCCGTGGTGGGACAG GAGTCACCCTCTTTGTGGCACTATATGACTACGAAGCACGGACAGAAGATGACCTCAGTTTCAGAAAAGGAGAAAGGTTCCAGATCATCAACAGCAC TGAAGGGGACTGGTGGGACGCTCGTTCGCTCACCACTGGTGGCAGTGGTTATATCCCCAGTAATTACGTGGCTCCGGTGGATTCCATCCAGGCTGAGGA TTGGTATTTTGGTAAACTGGGGCGGAAGGAGGCCGAACGACAGTTGCTCTCCACTGGGAACCCACGGGGTACTTTCCTCATCCGGGAGAGTGAAACCACAAAGG GTGCCTTTTCCTTGTCCATACGGGACTGGGATGATGTGAAAGGCGACCATGTCAAACATTATAAGATCCGCAAGTTGGACAGTGGTGGCTACTACATCACCACTAGGGCTCAGTTTGATTCACTACAACAGCTGGTTCAGCACTATTCAG ACCGAGCCGCCGGTCTCTGTTGTCGCTTGGTGGTTCCCTGCCACAAAGGGATGCCCCGCCTCACTGACCTGTCAGTCAAAACCAAAGATGTGTGGGAGATCCCGCGGGAGTCACTGCAGCTGATAAAGCGTCTTGGGAATGGGCAGTTTGGGGAAGTCTGGATGG AGTGTGCGAATGGTTTGAGCTTTAAATTAACTGGCGTGTGTGTGAACTACATCCCTGACACTGTGGGCTTGAGTCATGATGCCTGGGAGATCCGAAGAGAAGCCCTTGAATTGAAGTTAAAGCTGGGCAAAGGATGTTTTGCTGAGGTTTTTTACG GAACATGGAACGGCACCACAAAGGTAGCTGTGAAGACTCTGAAACCTGGAACCATGTCCCCTGAGTCCTTCCTGGAGGAAGCTCAGATCATGAAGAAACTCCGCCACGACAAGCTGGTCCAGTTGTACGCTGTCGTGTCTGAGGAGCCTATTTATATCGTCACAGAGTACATGGGCAAAG GAAGTCTACTGGACTTTTTGAAGGACGGAGAAGGGCGAGGGTTGAAGCTGCCCAATCTTGTGGATATGGCTGCCCAG GTGGCAGCAGGTATGGCTTACATAGAGAGGATGAATTACATCCACCGAGACTTACGCTCTGCCAACATTCTGGTGGGAGACAACATGGTGTGTAAGATCGCCGACTTTGGCCTCGCCAGACTCATCGAAGACAACGAATACACCGCACGGCAAG GTGCAAAGTTCCCCATCAAGTGGACCGCCCCGGAGGCCGCGCTGTACGGCAAGTTCACCATCAAGTCGGACGTGTGGTCGTTTGGCATTTTTCTGACAGAGCTGGTCACCAAGGGTCGAGTGCCTTACCCGG GCATGAACAACCGTGAGGTGCTGGAACAGGTGGATCGAGGCTACAGGATGCCATGCCCCCAGGACTGCCCCATCTCCCTGCATGAGCTCATGCTGCAATGCTGGAAGAAAGACGCAGAGGAGCGACCCACCTTCGAGTACCTGCAGGCCTTCTTGGAGGACTACTTCACAGCCACCGAGCCTCAGTACCAGCCCGGAGATAACCTCTAA